The Candidatus Binataceae bacterium genome includes the window GAATCGGTGACTAGCCGCACCGGCAGTTCCCCGCGCGCGTAGGTCTCGGCAAAGCGACGAAGCTCCTCCGGATCCATCCCGGCCGCGGTAAACAGCGGCGTCGGGGGCTGCGCTGCCATCAGCGAAATCATCGCCGCGAGCAGCGGCTTTATGGCCTCGCGCGCTGCGCGTTCGTCTTCCGAAATCGAGGTGAGCAGGAAGGCGCCCAACTCAAGTTTCCCGCCACGGCCCGCGGTCTGCGCGGCCGCGTGGATTTTCTCGGCCGCAAACCGTGCGTAGGCAGGACTGGTCAGGGCGGAGAGCATCACTCCGTCCGCGATTCGCCCCGCCATTGCCAGATTTCGGGCGCCCAGCACGCCAAGATAAATCGGAATCTCGGCTTGCGACGATTTAAACGACAGTCCGATCCGGTCGGTACGAAAGACCTTGCCGGCAAAGGTGACCTTCTCGCCGCGTAGCAGGCGCCGGATTACCTCGACGGCTTCCTCGATCGCGGCCCCTGGCGTCGGAGAGCCAAGTCCCATCTGATCGATCCAGGCCTTCACGCCAGCGCCGATTCCGAGAATAGCCCGCGCCGGCGCAAGTTCGGTAAGCGCCGCAAATTCCATCCCGATCAGCGCCGGATGGCGGGTGAAAGGATTCACCACACCAAGCCCAATCCGAATGCGGCTGGTCGAACACGCGAGCGCCGAGGCGATGGTAAAAGCGCCGCGAAAAAAGTAGTCCTCGGGCACCCAACACGCGGCAAAGCCCAATTCCTCGGCCAGACGCGCGTACTCGATTTGCCTACGCGCATCCGCATTTTCAAAGCCGATGCCGAATTGCAGGGCGCCGCTCATTTGCCGCGTGTCGCGAAAGTGTCGCCGAACGGAACGCGCGGCTCGTTTTCCGCCGCGGTCGGGGAACAATGGAAGTGCCACATCCTCCAGGCCCGATTCCCGACACCGTCGTCGCGTTGATAGATCTCGGTGGAACGAATGCGAAAGGGCGTGGCCGGAACCCCCGGGACTGCCTGTCCGCCTTTCGCTTCGATGCGCACGATATTCTCACAGGCCAGCCATGCCATGTCGCTGCCAATCTCCAGGCGCAGGCGAATTGGCTCGGAGATCTCGGGAATTGCGACGTTACCCTTCAGCGCTTCCCAGAGCCTGGTTTTTTCCTCCAGGCCGTAGTACGGGTGCCCGTTCAGGTTGTACTGGAGATAGCGCTCACCGGCGAATACCGAGCGCATCTTCGGAATGTCGAACGTAAAGTTCGACTCCCACCACCAGCGGTGGAGCCGCAGAATCTCCTCGCGAT containing:
- a CDS encoding LLM class flavin-dependent oxidoreductase, giving the protein MSGALQFGIGFENADARRQIEYARLAEELGFAACWVPEDYFFRGAFTIASALACSTSRIRIGLGVVNPFTRHPALIGMEFAALTELAPARAILGIGAGVKAWIDQMGLGSPTPGAAIEEAVEVIRRLLRGEKVTFAGKVFRTDRIGLSFKSSQAEIPIYLGVLGARNLAMAGRIADGVMLSALTSPAYARFAAEKIHAAAQTAGRGGKLELGAFLLTSISEDERAAREAIKPLLAAMISLMAAQPPTPLFTAAGMDPEELRRFAETYARGELPVRLVTDS
- a CDS encoding nuclear transport factor 2 family protein encodes the protein MSLEADREEILRLHRWWWESNFTFDIPKMRSVFAGERYLQYNLNGHPYYGLEEKTRLWEALKGNVAIPEISEPIRLRLEIGSDMAWLACENIVRIEAKGGQAVPGVPATPFRIRSTEIYQRDDGVGNRAWRMWHFHCSPTAAENEPRVPFGDTFATRGK